A stretch of DNA from Myxococcota bacterium:
CGCGTCGCTCGAGTCCCTCGCCCAGGACCCGGCGCGCGCGCTCGACTTCGCGCTTGTAGAAATCGACATCGTCGGACCCGCGAAACAGGAGCACTGCGATCTCTTCGCGGCCGGTCTCGCCCGCCACCACGAGGTCACTCACCTCGAGGAAACCGCCGATCAGCTCCTCGACGAGGTTGGCGAGGTTGCCCATGGCCTCCTGGAGCGCGGCGCCTCCGTAGAGGGGCTCGATCTCGGAGAGCGATTGGGCGTCGACCAGCAGGACCGCCAGGGCGCCATCGTCCTCGAAGCGCTCGGCCATGCGCGGCAGGTCTTCGCCGAGCCCGCGCAGGCGGGACGCGCGCTCCGCGCCGCTCTCCGGCCGTTCGTCCATGGTGGTGCATCGGCGCGGCGCAGCGGGGGGTTGAGAGGGCACCCGGGCAGGGCTCGCGCGGAGTCGCAGCACCCCTGGGTAATTCAGTGCACACCCCGGCTCGCCACCAGGGTGGCGGGCTCGACGCCCAGACCCCGCAGCACGTGCTCCCAGAGGGCCTCCTCGGGCACCCGGAAGACGCTCTCGGAATCGGCCGGAGCCAACAACCAGGCGCCCTCGGCGAGCTCCTTCTCGAGCTGGCCCGGTCCCCATCCGGCGTACCCGACCAGCAGGCGCAAGGCAGCGGGCGGAGACTGCGCCATCTGTTCCAGGACGCCGAGGGAGCCGGCGAAGTGGACGCCCGGGACCAGCGACTGGACATCCTCCTCCGGCTCGAGACCCGCCGTGTCCCCGAAGAGCACCCAGCCCGTCTGCGGCTGCACGGGTCCGCCCCAGCCGATCTCCTCCTCCGGGTCGCCGGCCCACGAGAGTTCGACGCTCTCGCAGAGGCGACGCGCGGTGATTCCACTCCCGCGGTTGAGGACGACCCCGAAGCATCCCTCGTCATCGTGATGAATCAGCAACACGACCGTGCGATGGAAGTTCGGATCGAGAAGCTGGGGCATGGCCACCAGCAGGGACGGTGCGATCGAAGCACTCACGGGCCGAACGTAGCAGGTGAGCCCTCGCCCGTCGGAAGGTAAGGTCCGCGCATGGTCCTGTGGCGCCGCTTCCTGATCGCTGCCTGCGTACTCGCGGGCGGACTGATGGCGTCGGGTTGGGTGCGCGGTCTCGCACTCGCCGAGCGCGGCAACCGCGCGCGGATGGGCTTCGAGATGGGCGGGATCGAGGTGGGCGTCCTCGCGCTCGCGCTCGCCCTCGCCATCGCCCTGCCCGGCTCGGTGCCGCGTCGACTCGGGTTGCAGCCGAGTCGTCTGTCTCACTGGGCCTTCGCCGCGGTGGTCCTCGGAACGCTCGGCCTGTCACTCGCCATGAACGCGCTGGTCGACGCGATGGCGGTCGCCGAAGGCAGCAACATGACCGGGATCTCGCGCGGCTTGGCGGCTCCGCCCGATGCGCGTTCGATCTGGATCGCGGTGTTCGGCACGGCGCTCCTGCCCGGGATCGCGGAAGAGCTGCTGTGTCGCGGCGTGGTGCAACGGAGCCTGGTTGCCTGGATCCACCCCCTGGTCGCGATCGCCGTGTCCACGCTGCTCTTCGGCGCGCTCCACATGGAGCTGGTCCACGGCGGTGTCGCGTTCCTGATCGGGCTGTATCTCGCGGTCACCGCCTTCTGGGCCGACAGCACCCGCCCCGCGATCGCCGCCCACGTCGCGAACAACGGACTGGCCCTGGCCGGGTCGGTCGGGTTCCTCCAGTTGCGGGCCACCCACGGGACGATGCTGGTGCTCGGACTGGGGCTGGCGGCCGCGGGCGCCTATGCCGCGTACCGCCACCGGTTGCCCCGAGGGCCCCGAGGGCCCCGAGGGGAGGCCCGGAAGGACCCTGGCAACGCACCGGAAGACCTCCCTGAACCAGGCCTTCAGCAGAGAGGGAAATCTGCCGAGGTCTAAGCAGTTCTCTTTGCGTGAGGCCTGCGATGGGCGGTACCCCGGCCGTATTGATTCTCGACGACGGCGAGCTCGATGACATCCAGGAGATGCTCTTCGAGCTCAACATTCCCTGTGCGCGGATCCGCGGTGGCGCGATCGTGCAGGGAAGCCCGCCGCCCGAAGACCTGCTGATCGCGACACCGCGCCGGATCGGTGCCGTGGAAGAAGCGATCGGCGATTCGCTCACGCCTCCGATCCGCGTGATGGTGGTGAACGAAGACTCGACCGCTCTGCGCGACCAGCTGCGGCGCTCGGGCTTCGACTACCTGGTGCGGCGTCCGGTGCACGAGGAAGCGCTGCGCCTGCTGCTGCTGCACTGCGTGTACAAGGGTGAAGAGCGTCGGCGCGAGCCGCGCGTGGCCGTCGGGTTCGAGATCACCTTCCGCACCGGTCTGCTGACCCGCCGGGCAACGCTCGTCGACCTGTCGATCCGCGGCTGCCGGCTGCGATCGCGCTCGCGCGTCGACGCGGGTCGCCGCATCAAGGTGCAGATCCCCGAAGCCCTCGACACGGGCGACCCGCTCACGATGCTGGGCCGCGTGGTGCGTCTCGAAGGCGACAAGGAAGAGGACGCCGACAACTACGTGCTCGGCATCAGCTTCGACACCGTCACCGAAGACGCGCGGCAGGCGATCGAGCTCTTGATCGAAGACCGTGCGATCGGGCCGGCGAAGCTTCGCAGCGGCGCCGACGACATCCCGCGACCGACGCCGGCGCCGACGCCGACTCCGGAACCGGCCGCCGAGAAGCCGCGCCGCGAGCGCAAGGGTGGCCTGGTGGAGCGTCAGGCGAAGCAAGCCCGACGCGACTTCACGCCGCCGCCCGCGAAGCGCGAGGACTGGGGAGCAAGCTCGTCGGAGACGCCGCACGCGGAGACGACCCCCGCACCGCCCGAAGTGCAGGAGCAAGCGCTGCCGCAGGAGTCGACACCGGTCGAGTCCGCGCCCGAG
This window harbors:
- a CDS encoding CPBP family intramembrane glutamic endopeptidase codes for the protein MVLWRRFLIAACVLAGGLMASGWVRGLALAERGNRARMGFEMGGIEVGVLALALALAIALPGSVPRRLGLQPSRLSHWAFAAVVLGTLGLSLAMNALVDAMAVAEGSNMTGISRGLAAPPDARSIWIAVFGTALLPGIAEELLCRGVVQRSLVAWIHPLVAIAVSTLLFGALHMELVHGGVAFLIGLYLAVTAFWADSTRPAIAAHVANNGLALAGSVGFLQLRATHGTMLVLGLGLAAAGAYAAYRHRLPRGPRGPRGEARKDPGNAPEDLPEPGLQQRGKSAEV
- a CDS encoding PilZ domain-containing protein, giving the protein MGGTPAVLILDDGELDDIQEMLFELNIPCARIRGGAIVQGSPPPEDLLIATPRRIGAVEEAIGDSLTPPIRVMVVNEDSTALRDQLRRSGFDYLVRRPVHEEALRLLLLHCVYKGEERRREPRVAVGFEITFRTGLLTRRATLVDLSIRGCRLRSRSRVDAGRRIKVQIPEALDTGDPLTMLGRVVRLEGDKEEDADNYVLGISFDTVTEDARQAIELLIEDRAIGPAKLRSGADDIPRPTPAPTPTPEPAAEKPRRERKGGLVERQAKQARRDFTPPPAKREDWGASSSETPHAETTPAPPEVQEQALPQESTPVESAPEATPTAEAPEPSGPERRRQARGAYPQTVPAFSERALRVLVGRDISTGGMRIENVDGLEIGDRLHLAIYGGQGEEPLLVWGRVHRDDGEDGHAIVFEELDESASARLERIVTGLPSFEALHRSEAEAMGTVVSRIIE
- a CDS encoding YqgE/AlgH family protein — protein: MSASIAPSLLVAMPQLLDPNFHRTVVLLIHHDDEGCFGVVLNRGSGITARRLCESVELSWAGDPEEEIGWGGPVQPQTGWVLFGDTAGLEPEEDVQSLVPGVHFAGSLGVLEQMAQSPPAALRLLVGYAGWGPGQLEKELAEGAWLLAPADSESVFRVPEEALWEHVLRGLGVEPATLVASRGVH